One Physeter macrocephalus isolate SW-GA chromosome 10, ASM283717v5, whole genome shotgun sequence DNA window includes the following coding sequences:
- the MAS1 gene encoding LOW QUALITY PROTEIN: proto-oncogene Mas (The sequence of the model RefSeq protein was modified relative to this genomic sequence to represent the inferred CDS: inserted 1 base in 1 codon; substituted 1 base at 1 genomic stop codon): MGEANGTSSVAEESPNASASGNTSGAEPRREIPIVHWVIMSISPLAFVENGILLWFLCFRMRRNPFTVCITHLSIADISLLFCIFIPSVDYALDYELSSGWYYTVVTLSVTFLFGYNTGLYLLTAISVERCLSVLYPIRYRCRRPKHQSAFICALLCALSCSVTTVEYVMCIDGEGQTHSRSDCRAVIVFIAILSFLGFPPLMVVSSTILVVKIRKKAWAPHSSKLYLVITATIVVFFIFAVPMRLLYLLCYEXWSTFRNLHHISLLFSTISSSANPFIYFFXGSSRKKRFKESLKVVLTRAFQDERQRRRPEDHTTATGAETVV, translated from the exons ATGGGTGAGGCAAACGGGACATCATCTGTTGCTGAGGAGTCCCCGAACGCCTCAGCCAGCGGGAACACCTCAGGAGCAGAGCCGCGTCGGGAAATTCCCATCGTGCACTGGGTGATCATGAGCATTTCCCCACTGGCCTTTGTTGAGAATGGAATTCTCCTCTGGTTCCTCTGCTTCCGGATGAGAAGAAACCCCTTCACCGTCTGCATCACCCACTTGTCTATTGCGGACATCTCATTActcttttgcatctttattccgtCTGTCGACTATGCTTTAGATTACGAGCTCTCTTCCGGCTGGTACTACACAGTTGTCACATTGTCGGTGACATTTCTCTTTGGCTACAACACGGGTCTGTATCTGCTGACAGCCATCAGTGTGGAGAGGTGCCTGTCCGTCCTGTACCCCATCCGGTACCGCTGCCGTCGCCCCAAGCACCAGTCAGCGTTCATCTGTGCCCTCCTGTGCGCACTTTCCTGCTCAGTGACCACCGTGGAATACGTCATGTGCATTGACGGGGAAGGACAGACTCACTCCCGAAGTGACTGCAGGGCGGTGATCGTCTTTATAGCCATTCTgagcttcctgggcttccctccgCTTATGGTGGTGTCCAGCACCATCTTGGTAGTGAAGATTCGGAAGAAGGCGTGGGCACCCCATTCCTCGAAGCTGTACCTTGTCATCACGGCCACCATCGTCGTATTCTTCATCTTCGCCGTGCCCATGAGGCTCCTCTACCTGCTCTGTTATGAGTAGTGGTCGACGTTCAGGAACTTGCACcacatttctcttctcttctctacaATCAGTAGCAGCGCCAACCCTTTTATTTACTTCT GTGGCAGCAGCAGGAAGAAGCGGTTCAAGGAGTCCTTAAAAGTGGTTCTGACCAGGGCTTTCCAAGATGAGAGGCAACGCAGGCGCCCGGAAGACCACACCACCGCCACTGGAGCCGAGACTGTCGTCTGA